The sequence TTATTGATCGGGCTCTCATTTTTTTTCATTTACTCAAAGATGGAACGCCCGGGCGCCAGGCTCTGGGAGCTGAAATATTCGCCCCAATGTTTCGGATATAAAATCGTGCCATCCATAGACACGGTTTTTGTAATGAAAGACGATAATACGGTGCAAGCCGTCGACACGAATTCCGGAAAACAGCGATGGCTGGCCCATCTGCCGGAGGAACACAAGGGCTGCCGGCTTACTGCCTTCGATTCAGGGCGCGCCTTTGTTGATTTTTCCGGAAAGCTCCTCCTCCTCAATTCGGTCGAAACGAGGCCGGCATGGGAATACGCTCTACCGCAGCCGGACCTGTCCGCTTCCCTGGTGTTTTCGAACGAAACGCTTTTTCTTTCCTCTTCATCCGCCGGACCTCGGGGCGGATATTCCTCCCGCCGAGCGCGTGCAGATTCGCGGGGGAACCGGGTTCAAGAAGGAGACGCGCCGGCCTCGATGATATCCGCGGTCGAAGCAGGCACGGGTAAGGAAATATGGGCCTTTCCTGCAGAAGAAGTCGTTGTCAATGATCTGTTCCTGGTTGATGCGACCCTCTATGGATTTGGAGAAAGAGCCGTTTCTCTCCCGGCGTCCGAAGAAGCGTCACCCGCCGGACAGAAAACGGAAAATGATCTGAATGCCGGCTCAGCATTGCTTGCGCTTGATCCCCATACTGGTTTCCTGAGATGGCAAACGGATTTGGATGGCGGGTGCGTTCTTCCACCGATGCCGATCCCGCAAGGTTTTCTTATTGCTACAAGGGAATCGATTTCCCTGATTTCCTTGAGCGGGAGTGTCCTGTGGCAACACCCCCTTGCCCAACAGACTGTATTGTCACTTGATTATTCAGATGGGCTCCTGTTCGTGCTTTCACAGGATGGTCTGCTCTCGTGTATCGAGGCCGACAGCGGATTGCGGAAATGGATGGCGGACGTCCGCCTCGCGACGGGCCGCCTCTTTACCGCTTCTCAATATGTATATGTTTGCGGGCGGAGAGAGCATAAGCCGAAACCTCCAAAGACCGCTGTGCACAATCCGCCATTTCCCGAAATTGCGGGATCATCCTCCCAATTGGATCCGGATATCTTCACGTTGACTGAGGCAACCACGGAAAAGGTGCTGTGCGGGCTGGATATGGCTTCAGGTGAGGAGTTTATCTCGAGAACCCTTCAAGGGAATCTCCACTTCTTGAATGGAGCCGTGTATGCGCTTTCGCTGCTGCACTGGGAAAATAATTCGGAAATGCCAGTTGATCCCCCTCAAGATATTGCCCCTCTCTCGGCGCTTTCTGCATATGAATTATCGACGGGTGTGAAGAAATGGGAAATACTCATAGACGGAGCAGCTTCCGATGTTCATGTCTCGGGTTCTGTCGCCATAGTGAAAGTTGTGCCGTTGGATGGTTCCGATCAATCGCCTCGCTTGATCGGTTTTTCACTCAGGTGACGATAGATCGCGACCAGGTTTCTGTCGCTCCGCTCACATCAAAAACCCCCGCCCGGCTGCTGAACCGGGCGGGGGGCAAACCGTTCGCACTACTCCATCACCTTACTTCAATTGATCCCTCGAGTAGTCGAGGATTCGCCGGGCGACGATAAGCATGTTGATTTGCCCGGTTCCTTCGAATAGATCATTGATCTTGGCGTCGCGCATCCATTTCTCCAACAGCAGATCGCGTGAATACCCGAGAGGCCCCATCAACTCGACGGCTTTTTGAGTAACCAGAGTTACGGCCAGCCCGGCCTTTGCCTTGGCCATCGAGGCCTCGAGGTTGTTGCGCAGCCGTTGATCCATCATCCAGCAGGCCCGCCAGGTCAGCAAGCGCGCGGCCTGTAGATTCGCCTCCATCTGCTGGATGTCGCGCTCAACGGAAGTCATCCGATAGGGCGAAATACCATAGCGGATCGTGATTCCTCTGTTCGCCAGCTCTTCCCGAACAAAGTCTATTGCCGCGCGCCCGATGCCCAGCGCGCTCGCCGCTACCATCGGGCGGGTCGCGTCGAATGTCGCCATTACGCCTTTGAACCCGGAGGTGCTCCCTTTTTTCTGGACCTCAGGACTTCCCAAGATGTTGTCGAATGGTATGCGGCAGTCTTCGAAAACGATCGTGCACGTGTCGGAAGCTCGAATGCCAAGTTTTCTCTCGAGCTTGGTGACGGTCATTCCCGGCGTCCCGTGTTCGACGATGAAACTCTTGATGCCGGCACGACCGGCGGATTTATCGATCGTCGCCCATACCACCACGAAACCTTCCGAATCCACGACGGCCGATTTGCCGCTGGTGACAAATATTTTCTCTCCGTTGAGAACCCACTCGTCGCCGTCGCGGGTGGCTGTTGCCGTGATCGCGGCGGTATCGGAGCCGGCGTTTGCTTCCGTAATTGCCATGGCGCCCCATTTGGGTGCACCTTCCTGAAAGCGCTTCAGGAAGCGTTCCTTCTGTTCCGGAGTGCCGACTGCTTCAACCGCAGCCACGCCAAGTCCGCCCGGCATGTTCAGATACAGACCGCAGTCGCCCCAGGAAAGCTCTTCAATAATGTTGGCGAACGTGATTGAATTCTCCGCCGGTCGCTCAGGCTTGCCCTCTTTCGGCTTCTTCTGTGATTCGATCCGGGCCTTTGACCGACGCTTCGAATCCTCCCACATCATGTTGATGAAATCCCACGGCTTTTCTTTGTGCTCCTCCTCGTCGAATTGACGCGCCACCGGCCGCATCATGTTTTCGGCCAGCATGTGGACCATATTCTTCATGTTTTGTATATTTTCAGATAACTCGAAGTCTATCATTGGGGATCGCCCTCCTCGCCTCAGACGGTTATAAGACCTTCGAACGTCGCAAAGCCGCGTCCGTTGCGCAGCCACAGTTCCACGGGATGTTCCCTGATGTAGCCATGCCCGCCAAGCACCTGAACGGCGCGGTCGGTTATCATGAGGGCTTTTTCGGCTGCATATTGTTTCGCAAGATATGCCTCACGCTCCGCATCATGTCCCTTGTCCATTCTCCAAGCAGCCTCCCAGGTGAGCAGCCGCATCGCATCGACCTCGATCGCCATTTCCGCGAGCATGAAGGCAATTGCCTGGCGAGAAGCTATCGGCTCGCCGAAAGCGACTCGGTCTTTTGCGTAGTCTCGAGCATATTCGAATGCCGCTTTGGAAACGCCGGTTGCCATAGCGGCCAAAGCAATGTTTGAATAACTCAGCAGTTTGGCCGCGTTGCAGCCTTTTTCACCACCCAATTTGTTCTCTTTCGGTATACGACAATCCTTGAAGCTGACTTTTCGCGTGTCGAGCGCCTTGATCCCCATGTTCTTCTCTCGCTCGCCGATCTCCATTCCAGCGGTCCCCTTGTCCACCAGGAATGCCTGGACTCCGGCGGCGCCGGCAGCTTTGTCCGTCTGCGCATAGACCAACAGAACTTCCGCTTCAGCCGCCATCGGCACAAGACATTTTTCTCCGTTCAGAACATAATTGCCGCCCTCAAGTGTAGCGGTTGTCTGCATCGATGGCAGATCAAAATCAATTCGCGGCTCCAACAGGGCCGCTCCCGCCGGCTTGAACTCCTCCTCGCAGAAGAGCGGAAGATACTTTTTCTTCTGGTCGTCGGTTCCGAATTCGATCAGCGGATATACAACGGCGGCCGGATTCAAAGCGGCGGCGGCCAGCGAAAGGTCGCCATAAGCAAGTTCCTCTGCAATGATGGCCCCCGTCACAATCGATCTGGGCTCGCCGACGCCACCAAATTCCTCGGGGATGCTGTTGGGGATCAGGAATAGCTCCCACGCCTTGCTGATGAACTCGGGGGGTATCTTGCCTCCTTCGTCGCATTCCCGGTAAATCGGGCGCATCTCGTTCATTGCGAACTTCTTTACGGTCTCCGAGATCATGCGTTGATCATCGCTCAGTTCAAATGATACCATTGCGTCCTCTCCTTCATCGTTCTCTTATCAGACCAGTATTACTTCCTAATCAATAGTCATCCATACCGCATTCTGACAGAACAGGGCTTTTACCTCCTTTTCTCCTGCCCCCACCGGCGCCTGTTGCACTGCAAAAAAGTCAATTCATTCGCCGGCTTTAATCCTGGCGCCCTCTGGAGGATGTATCTTTTTCAAACGAACTGCGAAAGCCTTTCGGATCGCTTTTCGCCGCATCCACAGAAAAAGCCCGAGGAAAAGATCTTCTCCCATCCCTCCAAACAGATCCTGTGTATCTCGAGGATGCAGCCCATCCATCATCCTTTGAAACAGTTGCTCCACTTCTCTTTCGGCGAGATGACCGGCCGCCTCGACATATATGCAAAGCGCCTCCAGCGGCCATCCTCGAGCCGGAGTGAATCCCAGTTCGCTCATCCTCAGCAGTATCCTCAAGATCTCCACATCTTCGGGATGATAGATCCTATTCCCCCTCTTTACCTCGGGGTGAAGTACCCCCAATTGCTCCAGCCGCTCCAGTGTCTCCGGAAAAAATCCGAATTCGGCCGCTATGTCAGCCTCACAAAGTGGGCGGCCACGGGAGGCGTCGGCCAGCCATCCCGCATAATGAGAACTGATGTGGAGCACATTCTCTAACATCTCCATGTCTTGCACCGTATCAAGCAATCGCTTAATGCGGCCGAGCGGCAAAAACGCCTTCTTTTGAAGCCTGCGAATTAATCTGATTCTTTCAATGTAGCTTTCGTCGTACAGGGCTGAGGTTCGATTAAGCTTGACGGGGGAAGGCAGGAGCTGTTTCTCCATATAATAATGGATAGTGGATTTGCTTACGCCGGCTTGTTTCGCAAGCTCCTGAATTTTCATTCGTTTTATTTGCGAAACTTTTTCCATAAAAACACAGCCACTTTCGGCTCGGATGTGACTTAACGGGCGGGAGAACAAACTATCAAGCTTCGCTTGATAGATGATTTTATAAAGGGCCGCCCGCGTTGTCAAGTAAAAAAGCGCCGAATCAACAGAAAACCAGAGCCGCATTTCGCAATTCATCCGCCAAGGCGGGACAATCAAACTTGCCGCCTCAGTTCAGCGCAATGACGACCGGCGAAAACGATTGAAAAATTTTCTTGGATTTCCGAGCGTGGGTGTGCTATACTGTGCGTGCAACCTTCTCT is a genomic window of Candidatus Abyssobacteria bacterium SURF_5 containing:
- a CDS encoding acyl-CoA dehydrogenase, which translates into the protein MIDFELSENIQNMKNMVHMLAENMMRPVARQFDEEEHKEKPWDFINMMWEDSKRRSKARIESQKKPKEGKPERPAENSITFANIIEELSWGDCGLYLNMPGGLGVAAVEAVGTPEQKERFLKRFQEGAPKWGAMAITEANAGSDTAAITATATRDGDEWVLNGEKIFVTSGKSAVVDSEGFVVVWATIDKSAGRAGIKSFIVEHGTPGMTVTKLERKLGIRASDTCTIVFEDCRIPFDNILGSPEVQKKGSTSGFKGVMATFDATRPMVAASALGIGRAAIDFVREELANRGITIRYGISPYRMTSVERDIQQMEANLQAARLLTWRACWMMDQRLRNNLEASMAKAKAGLAVTLVTQKAVELMGPLGYSRDLLLEKWMRDAKINDLFEGTGQINMLIVARRILDYSRDQLK
- a CDS encoding acyl-CoA dehydrogenase, with translation MVSFELSDDQRMISETVKKFAMNEMRPIYRECDEGGKIPPEFISKAWELFLIPNSIPEEFGGVGEPRSIVTGAIIAEELAYGDLSLAAAALNPAAVVYPLIEFGTDDQKKKYLPLFCEEEFKPAGAALLEPRIDFDLPSMQTTATLEGGNYVLNGEKCLVPMAAEAEVLLVYAQTDKAAGAAGVQAFLVDKGTAGMEIGEREKNMGIKALDTRKVSFKDCRIPKENKLGGEKGCNAAKLLSYSNIALAAMATGVSKAAFEYARDYAKDRVAFGEPIASRQAIAFMLAEMAIEVDAMRLLTWEAAWRMDKGHDAEREAYLAKQYAAEKALMITDRAVQVLGGHGYIREHPVELWLRNGRGFATFEGLITV
- a CDS encoding MerR family transcriptional regulator; the protein is MNCEMRLWFSVDSALFYLTTRAALYKIIYQAKLDSLFSRPLSHIRAESGCVFMEKVSQIKRMKIQELAKQAGVSKSTIHYYMEKQLLPSPVKLNRTSALYDESYIERIRLIRRLQKKAFLPLGRIKRLLDTVQDMEMLENVLHISSHYAGWLADASRGRPLCEADIAAEFGFFPETLERLEQLGVLHPEVKRGNRIYHPEDVEILRILLRMSELGFTPARGWPLEALCIYVEAAGHLAEREVEQLFQRMMDGLHPRDTQDLFGGMGEDLFLGLFLWMRRKAIRKAFAVRLKKIHPPEGARIKAGE